A genome region from Myroides fluvii includes the following:
- the secDF gene encoding protein translocase subunit SecDF: MQNKGLVKFFAIIFALVSIYQLSFTFVTGHYEDKAKAFAKGDSEKELHYLDSIGSQTVFLGQTFNEVRAKQINKGLDLEGGINVTLQISIKDILKGLANNSKNAVFNKALAEAETMRQGNQSYLDAFYAAFEKESKGSVKLASGDIFANRNLSEITVGMSDNQVKAILDKKVKESIESAYRVFRERIDKFGVSQPNIQMLGDTGRILVELPGAKDVDRIKNLLQSTAQLEFWETYKVEEIGNYLASANEYLKSTQKTTKSETKETEQVQDSTKTDVDALLGGIKADSTETDQLQELGPLFSLFVGGGQQGSPVLGYVQTKDTVKVNGLLKRQDVRNLLPADQKYARFAWGKPSKKDPDIVELYALKTNREGVPPLSGSVVTGAQDEYDNFGRPVVGMTMSPKGAKIWEELTGKAYTERSNIAIVLDNVVYSAPGVTNGPISGGRSSISGDFTVADAKDLANILRAGKLPAGADIVQSEIVGPSLGQQAIDAGMLSAIAGLIVVWLWMAFYYGRAGWYANIALLANLLFMFGILASLGAVLTLPGIAGIVLTMGTAVDANIIISERAKECLRKGMSLADTIKESYSWKGAMRPIVDANVTHILTGVILFAFGSGPIKGFATTLLIGIATSLFTSIFIARIFMDRDVKAGRTLMFATNITKNWFTNFNFDFLKMKKATYGLSAVIVVVSFASFFINGFDEGTDFVGGRTFQVKFDKEVSANDVSEKLGEVFGVNVEAKVFGNKEQLKITTKYKVEEEGAAVDQEVNEKLYNGLKPYYSKDITYEEFVNATEGKVYGVIQASKIGPSVAKDVKQNAYWAVLGSMAAIFIYLVISFRKWQYSLGAIVSVAHDVIFVLGVYSLTYKFMPWHMEIDQHFIAAILTVIGYSMNDTVIVFDRVREFIAGKTKGDFNKIVNDSVNTTLSRTINTSLTLIFVLLIMFIFGGDSIRGFIFAMLIGIIVGTYSSLFLATPVLVDTMPRKDKEEIERLHQEAQEELVAEQA, from the coding sequence ATGCAAAACAAGGGACTTGTTAAATTTTTTGCAATAATTTTTGCTCTGGTAAGTATTTACCAGTTGTCTTTCACCTTTGTTACAGGCCATTATGAGGACAAAGCGAAAGCTTTTGCTAAGGGGGATTCTGAGAAAGAATTACACTATTTAGACTCTATTGGTAGCCAAACAGTTTTTTTAGGACAGACATTTAATGAAGTAAGAGCTAAACAAATCAACAAAGGATTAGATTTAGAGGGAGGTATTAACGTTACGTTACAAATCTCTATCAAAGATATCCTTAAGGGATTAGCGAATAATTCGAAAAATGCTGTTTTTAATAAAGCATTGGCAGAGGCTGAGACAATGAGACAAGGTAATCAAAGTTACCTTGATGCGTTTTATGCTGCTTTTGAAAAAGAATCTAAAGGTAGTGTGAAATTAGCTTCTGGCGATATTTTTGCAAACAGAAATTTAAGTGAGATTACAGTAGGGATGTCAGATAACCAAGTGAAGGCTATCTTAGACAAAAAAGTAAAAGAATCTATTGAGAGTGCGTACCGCGTATTCAGAGAGCGTATTGATAAATTTGGTGTGTCACAACCCAATATTCAAATGCTAGGTGATACAGGGCGTATTTTAGTTGAATTGCCAGGTGCAAAAGATGTAGATCGTATCAAGAATCTTTTACAAAGTACTGCTCAATTAGAGTTTTGGGAAACGTATAAAGTTGAGGAAATCGGAAACTACTTAGCTTCGGCTAATGAGTATTTAAAATCAACTCAAAAAACGACTAAATCTGAAACGAAAGAAACAGAACAAGTTCAAGATTCAACAAAAACAGATGTTGATGCATTATTAGGCGGAATCAAAGCTGATTCTACCGAGACGGATCAATTACAAGAATTAGGCCCTTTATTTAGCCTATTCGTTGGAGGTGGACAACAAGGAAGCCCTGTTTTAGGGTATGTTCAAACGAAAGATACAGTAAAGGTAAACGGGTTGTTAAAGCGTCAAGATGTTAGAAACTTGTTGCCTGCTGATCAAAAATATGCTCGTTTCGCTTGGGGTAAACCAAGTAAAAAAGACCCGGATATCGTTGAATTATATGCCTTAAAAACAAACCGTGAAGGAGTTCCTCCTTTAAGTGGTAGTGTTGTAACAGGTGCGCAAGATGAGTATGATAATTTTGGTCGCCCAGTTGTTGGTATGACGATGAGTCCAAAAGGAGCTAAAATCTGGGAAGAATTAACCGGAAAAGCGTATACTGAGCGTTCAAATATTGCAATCGTTTTAGATAACGTAGTGTATTCTGCACCAGGTGTTACTAATGGACCAATTTCTGGCGGTAGATCATCAATTTCTGGTGATTTTACAGTTGCGGATGCAAAAGATTTAGCGAATATCTTACGTGCGGGTAAATTACCTGCAGGTGCAGATATCGTACAGTCTGAAATCGTAGGACCATCATTAGGACAACAAGCAATCGACGCAGGGATGCTTTCTGCAATCGCTGGTTTAATCGTTGTTTGGTTATGGATGGCTTTCTACTATGGTAGAGCAGGTTGGTATGCAAATATTGCGTTATTAGCTAACTTATTGTTCATGTTCGGTATTTTAGCAAGCTTAGGTGCTGTATTGACGTTACCAGGTATTGCCGGTATCGTATTAACAATGGGTACTGCAGTAGATGCGAATATCATTATTTCCGAACGTGCGAAAGAATGTTTGCGCAAGGGAATGAGTCTAGCGGATACAATTAAGGAGTCATATAGCTGGAAAGGTGCTATGCGTCCAATCGTTGATGCAAACGTAACGCACATCCTAACAGGGGTTATCTTATTCGCTTTTGGATCAGGACCTATCAAAGGATTCGCGACTACTTTACTAATCGGTATCGCTACTTCATTATTTACTTCAATTTTCATCGCTCGTATCTTCATGGATAGAGATGTGAAAGCAGGAAGAACATTAATGTTTGCAACGAATATCACGAAAAATTGGTTTACAAACTTCAACTTTGACTTCTTGAAAATGAAGAAAGCAACGTATGGCCTTTCTGCTGTAATTGTTGTGGTTTCTTTTGCTTCATTCTTTATCAATGGATTTGATGAAGGAACAGATTTCGTTGGAGGTAGAACCTTCCAAGTGAAATTTGACAAGGAAGTTTCTGCTAACGATGTTAGTGAAAAATTAGGGGAAGTATTTGGAGTAAACGTTGAAGCAAAAGTTTTTGGTAACAAAGAGCAATTAAAAATCACTACAAAATACAAAGTAGAGGAAGAAGGTGCAGCTGTTGACCAAGAAGTAAATGAAAAATTATACAACGGATTAAAACCATACTACTCTAAAGATATTACGTATGAGGAATTCGTTAATGCTACAGAAGGGAAAGTATACGGAGTTATTCAAGCTTCTAAAATCGGACCAAGTGTTGCAAAAGACGTAAAACAAAATGCATACTGGGCTGTTTTAGGTTCTATGGCTGCTATTTTCATTTACCTGGTAATTTCATTCCGTAAATGGCAATACTCTTTAGGTGCTATTGTATCGGTAGCGCACGACGTAATTTTTGTATTGGGAGTTTACTCGTTGACTTATAAATTTATGCCTTGGCATATGGAAATCGATCAACACTTTATTGCAGCTATCTTAACTGTAATTGGTTATTCGATGAATGATACTGTAATTGTATTTGACCGTGTGCGTGAATTTATCGCTGGTAAAACGAAAGGTGACTTCAATAAAATTGTAAATGATTCAGTAAATACAACCTTATCAAGAACAATTAATACATCGTTGACTTTAATCTTTGTATTGTTGATCATGTTCATCTTTGGTGGAGATTCAATCCGCGGATTTATCTTTGCCATGTTAATTGGTATTATTGTAGGAACATATTCGTCTTTATTCCTTGCTACGCCTGTATTAGTTGATACAATGCCTAG
- a CDS encoding malate dehydrogenase: protein MKVSVIGAGNVGATCAEVIAFRQIASEVVLVDIAEGLAEGKAMDIMQCAANSGFDTVVKGVTKQYARTVNSDVVVITSGIPRKPGMTREELIGTNTAIVKSVMENALTVSPHAIFVIVTNPMDTMALAALKISGLPKNRIIGMGGALDSARFKYFLSQKLDKPVADIEGMVIGGHGDTTMIPLIRLATYKGIPVSQLLSEADQQEVVKQTMVGGATLTKLLGTSAWYAPGAAVAQLVDSILHDRKKLIPCSTLLEGEYGEQNIFIGVPCIIGKNGIEKIVDIALNKEEKEEFSKSVEAIKEVNKELHNILS from the coding sequence ATGAAAGTATCTGTAATTGGAGCAGGTAACGTTGGTGCTACATGCGCTGAGGTTATCGCATTTAGGCAAATAGCAAGTGAAGTAGTGCTTGTCGATATTGCTGAAGGATTAGCTGAAGGTAAAGCGATGGATATCATGCAATGCGCCGCTAATTCAGGTTTTGACACTGTAGTCAAAGGGGTAACAAAACAATATGCCCGTACTGTAAACAGCGATGTTGTCGTGATTACTTCCGGAATTCCTAGAAAGCCAGGAATGACACGTGAAGAGTTAATAGGAACAAATACAGCTATTGTAAAAAGTGTAATGGAAAACGCATTGACCGTTTCGCCTCATGCAATTTTTGTTATTGTAACCAACCCAATGGATACCATGGCTTTGGCAGCATTGAAAATATCAGGTTTGCCTAAAAATAGAATTATCGGAATGGGAGGTGCATTAGATTCGGCCCGCTTTAAGTATTTCTTAAGTCAGAAATTAGACAAACCGGTAGCAGATATCGAAGGAATGGTCATCGGCGGACATGGAGATACAACCATGATTCCCCTTATTCGCCTAGCTACTTACAAGGGAATTCCAGTTTCTCAATTGTTGTCTGAGGCAGATCAACAAGAAGTGGTAAAACAGACCATGGTTGGTGGAGCTACTTTAACCAAGTTATTGGGAACTTCAGCTTGGTACGCACCAGGAGCTGCAGTAGCACAATTGGTGGATAGTATTCTACATGATAGAAAAAAATTAATACCTTGTTCAACTTTGTTAGAAGGAGAATATGGAGAGCAAAATATCTTCATTGGCGTTCCGTGTATTATTGGAAAAAATGGAATCGAGAAGATTGTCGATATAGCGCTAAATAAAGAAGAAAAAGAAGAATTTAGTAAGAGTGTGGAAGCTATTAAAGAAGTGAATAAAGAACTTCATAACATACTTTCCTAA
- the gyrB gene encoding DNA topoisomerase (ATP-hydrolyzing) subunit B, with translation MSQEVNKGNYSADSIQALEGMEHVRMRPSMYIGDVGVRGLHHLVYEVVDNSIDEALAGHCDTINVMINEDNSISVEDNGRGIPVDMHKKEGVSALEVVMTKIGAGGKFDKDSYKVSGGLHGVGVSCVNALSDLLRATVYRDGKIYEQEYSKGKALFPVKVVGETDKRGTTVMFKPDPTIFTQTLEYSYDTLASRLRELAFLNKGLTITLTDAREVNEKGETKNEVFFSKEGLKEFIKFLDGNRTPIINEVIWMESEKGDVPVEVALVYNDTYSENIYSYVNNINTHEGGTHLQGFRMGLTRTLKKYADASGLLDKLKFEINGDDFREGLTAIISVKVMEPQFEGQTKTKLGNREVVSPVSQAVAEMLENYLEENPNDAKIIVQKVILAAQARHAAKKAREMVQRKTVMTGGGLPGKLSDCSEQDPTKCEVFLVEGDSAGGTAKQGRDRNFQAILPLRGKILNVEKAMGHKVFESEEIKNIFTALGVTIGTEEDSKALNLEKLRYHKVVIMCDADVDGSHIATLILTFFFRYMRGLIENGHVFIATPPLYMVKKGQRKVYAWSDEERLALMEEMGTGSSVQRYKGLGEMNAEQLWETTMNPEHRILRQVKIDDLKEADLVFSMLMGDEVPPRREFIEKNATYAKIDA, from the coding sequence ATGAGCCAAGAAGTAAATAAGGGAAATTATTCAGCCGATAGTATTCAGGCACTAGAAGGAATGGAGCACGTAAGAATGCGTCCTTCCATGTATATTGGAGATGTTGGAGTGCGCGGATTACACCACCTTGTATATGAAGTAGTAGATAACTCTATTGATGAGGCATTAGCGGGACATTGTGATACCATTAATGTAATGATTAATGAGGATAATTCCATTTCTGTTGAAGATAACGGTCGTGGTATTCCCGTTGATATGCACAAAAAAGAAGGAGTATCAGCTTTAGAGGTAGTAATGACCAAAATTGGTGCAGGAGGTAAGTTCGATAAAGATTCATACAAAGTATCAGGTGGTTTGCACGGGGTAGGAGTATCGTGTGTAAATGCTTTATCTGATTTGTTAAGAGCTACTGTTTACCGTGATGGAAAAATCTATGAGCAAGAGTATTCGAAAGGTAAAGCCTTATTCCCTGTAAAAGTTGTTGGTGAAACGGATAAGAGGGGGACAACGGTTATGTTTAAGCCCGATCCAACTATTTTTACACAAACGTTAGAATATTCGTATGATACATTAGCTTCTCGTTTACGCGAATTAGCATTCTTAAATAAAGGATTGACAATTACCTTAACGGATGCTCGTGAAGTAAATGAAAAAGGAGAAACTAAAAATGAGGTTTTCTTCTCTAAAGAAGGATTGAAAGAATTTATTAAGTTTTTAGATGGCAATCGTACGCCAATTATTAATGAGGTAATTTGGATGGAATCTGAAAAAGGTGATGTTCCCGTAGAAGTTGCTTTGGTTTATAATGATACGTATTCTGAAAACATCTATTCGTATGTAAATAATATTAACACACATGAAGGAGGAACGCATTTACAAGGGTTCCGTATGGGGTTAACGCGTACGTTAAAAAAGTATGCAGACGCTTCTGGATTGTTGGATAAGTTGAAGTTTGAAATTAATGGGGACGATTTCCGTGAAGGATTAACGGCGATTATCTCTGTTAAAGTAATGGAACCTCAATTTGAAGGTCAAACGAAGACGAAATTGGGAAATAGAGAAGTTGTTTCACCAGTAAGTCAGGCGGTTGCTGAGATGTTGGAAAACTACTTAGAAGAGAATCCAAATGATGCGAAAATCATTGTGCAAAAGGTAATTTTAGCTGCTCAAGCTAGACATGCCGCTAAAAAAGCACGAGAAATGGTTCAGCGTAAAACGGTAATGACTGGGGGAGGGCTTCCAGGGAAATTATCGGATTGTTCAGAACAAGATCCGACAAAATGTGAGGTGTTTCTTGTCGAGGGAGACTCGGCGGGTGGAACTGCCAAACAAGGACGCGATCGTAATTTTCAAGCTATTTTGCCACTGAGAGGTAAAATCTTGAACGTTGAAAAAGCAATGGGACACAAAGTGTTTGAAAGTGAAGAGATTAAAAATATCTTTACCGCTTTAGGAGTGACGATTGGAACAGAGGAAGATAGTAAAGCATTGAACCTGGAGAAATTGCGTTATCACAAAGTAGTCATTATGTGTGATGCCGATGTGGACGGTAGCCACATCGCAACACTTATTCTTACTTTCTTCTTCCGTTATATGAGAGGACTGATTGAAAATGGACACGTATTCATTGCAACGCCACCATTGTATATGGTGAAGAAAGGACAACGAAAAGTATATGCGTGGAGCGATGAAGAGCGTTTAGCTTTAATGGAAGAGATGGGAACAGGATCTAGCGTACAACGATACAAAGGTCTTGGAGAGATGAATGCGGAGCAATTGTGGGAGACAACAATGAACCCGGAACACCGTATCTTGAGACAAGTTAAAATTGACGATTTAAAAGAAGCCGATTTGGTTTTCTCAATGTTGATGGGGGATGAAGTTCCGCCACGTAGAGAATTTATTGAGAAAAATGCAACGTATGCGAAAATCGATGCTTAA